The following are encoded together in the Sparus aurata chromosome 1, fSpaAur1.1, whole genome shotgun sequence genome:
- the LOC115583737 gene encoding histone H3 has product MARTKQTARKSTGGKAPRKQLATKAARKSAPATGGVKKPHRYRPGTVALREIRRYQKSTELLIRKLPFQRLVREIAQDFKTDLRFQSSAVMALQESSEAYLVGLFEDTNLCAIHAKRVTIMPKDIQLARRIRGERA; this is encoded by the coding sequence atggCAAGAACCAAGCAGACCGCTCGTAAATCCACCGGAGGTAAAGCTCCTAGGAAGCAGCTGGCCACCAAGGCTGCCCGTAAGAGCGCGCCGGCCACCGGCGGAGTGAAGAAGCCTCACCGTTACAGGCCCGGTACCGTGGCTCTGAGAGAGATCCGTCGCTACCAGAAATCCACCGAGCTGCTCATCCGCAAGCTGCCCTTCCAGCGCCTGGTCAGAGAAATCGCTCAGGACTTCAAGACCGACCTGCGCTTCCAGAGCTCCGCTGTCATGGCTCTGCAGGAGTCCAGCGAGGCTTACCTTGTCGGCCTCTTCGAGGACACCAACCTGTGCGCCATCCACGCCAAGAGGGTCACCATCATGCCCAAAGACATCCAGCTGGCCCGCCGCATCCGCGGAGAGCGCGCTTAA
- the LOC115583763 gene encoding histone H2A — translation MSGRGKTGGKARAKAKTRSSRAGLQFPVGRVHRLLRKGNYAQRVGAGAPVYLAAVLEYLTAEILELAGNAARDNKKTRIIPRHLQLAVRNDEELNKLLGGVTIAQGGVLPNIQAVLLPKKTEKAAKK, via the coding sequence ATGAGCGGAAGAGGCAAAACCGGCGGCAAAGCCAGAGCTAAGGCAAAGACCCGCTCCTCCCGTGCCGGGCTCCAGTTCCCAGTCGGTCGTGTCCACAGGCTGCTCCGCAAAGGTAACTATGCTCAGCGTGTTGGTGCCGGCGCCCCCGTCTACCTGGCGGCTGTGCTGGAGTACCTGACCGCTGAGATCCTGGAGTTGGCTGGAAACGCTGCCCGTGACAACAAGAAGACCCGTATCATCCCCCGTCACCTGCAGCTGGCTGTCCGCAACGACGAGGAGCTCAACAAGCTCCTGGGTGGAGTGACCATCGCTCAGGGCGGCGTGCTGCCCAACATCCAGGCTGTTCTGCTACCCAAGAAGACCGAGAAGGCCGCCAAGAAGTAA